A genomic segment from Klebsiella africana encodes:
- a CDS encoding fimbrial biogenesis chaperone — MQCYKVAFILSLLFCPFLASAAGVAIAGTRVIYNEQSHEADITVKNTNPHDPVLIQSWVDDLADNNKSPFIVTPPLFRLDAGDSNDLRVLLTSPQLPHDRESLFTLNIKEIPANTAPAGENILQFAIKNQLKLIYRPAGLPGSALDAAQHLRWHVSGNHLQAENASPYYVTITTLTCAGQNQKTPLEHSVIAPHSREEYALPGEACAREVSWRILDDFGAVQTFSASVSAH; from the coding sequence ATGCAGTGTTATAAAGTGGCTTTTATCCTGAGCCTTCTCTTTTGCCCGTTCCTGGCGTCTGCCGCCGGGGTTGCCATTGCCGGCACACGTGTTATTTATAATGAACAAAGTCATGAGGCCGACATCACGGTTAAAAACACCAATCCTCACGATCCGGTGCTTATTCAGAGCTGGGTGGACGATCTGGCTGATAATAATAAATCACCCTTTATCGTCACCCCGCCATTGTTCCGTCTGGATGCCGGGGACAGCAACGATCTGCGCGTACTATTAACCTCGCCGCAGCTGCCCCATGACCGGGAGAGTTTGTTCACCCTGAACATCAAAGAGATCCCTGCCAATACCGCACCGGCTGGCGAGAACATTCTGCAATTTGCCATTAAGAATCAACTTAAGTTAATTTATCGCCCGGCAGGGCTCCCCGGCTCGGCGCTCGACGCGGCGCAGCACCTGCGCTGGCACGTCAGTGGCAACCACCTGCAGGCGGAAAACGCCTCTCCCTATTATGTGACTATCACCACGCTCACCTGCGCGGGCCAGAACCAGAAAACGCCGCTTGAGCACAGCGTAATTGCGCCTCACAGCCGTGAAGAGTATGCACTCCCCGGCGAGGCCTGCGCCCGCGAGGTGAGCTGGCGCATTCTGGATGACTTTGGCGCTGTGCAGACGTTTAGCGCCTCCGTTTCGGCGCACTAA
- a CDS encoding fimbria/pilus outer membrane usher protein: protein MRHGPVHTVTVVSLSILLGGQSAPLHAQATFNMDLLEKNDHLPAVDLQRFNQQTSQPPGDYPVNWRVNGVTLDTRKIITFRQNDRGQLTPCLKPADLVQAGVNPAVLAQAPGATPRSCLELTTLLPGSTVNFDFAHQRLLMTIPQALMTHQARDNVPSALWDEGISAFQSNYRYSGASQRTLEGNTERDNYLMLKSGVNAGAWRLRASNSLTANSDDKPHWTTSGAWLERDLTRWRSELTLGDTFTSGDVFDAVQFQGIALASSDAMLPDSQKGFAPTIRGIARTNAQVTVRQNGYVLYQTYVTPGAFVIDDLYPTASSGNLEVAVKESDGEIRRFTQPYASVTSMQREGNLKYNLVAGRYHSDDASQQPLMMQLSLMRGFAHNLTLFGGLQSAAQYHNLSLGAGQGLGEAGALSLQLLNARDRHLQDRIDGRAWQLQYSKGFDRLGTQFTFTGWRYSHQRYATLSEAYSSPDPDADSQDNDNKKATLQITASQSLPYDITLYLSLDQDSYWSGGATQRTANMGISSQFHGIAWSLSYSDSHSSDSNEDDDEPQSDKIVTLSLSVPLSHLLPGSYAGYTLTSSRHSADSQMVSLNGTVLDNHALSYAVSQTLDQQNGHSGSLTAGYSSGMGDLNIGYSRDSQATRLNYGASGGILIHRHGVVFTPEMNGSVVLIDAGGASGVTLANQKTITTNGDGYAVLPFATAYHRNDVSLDSHSLPENVDLANSTVTLVPTKDAVVLARFHTHVGYKALFTLQSQGQPLPFGSEVRAKDTSSIVASEGQVYLAGLAPKGTLYAQWGPGPQQHCTARYDLTPTLAQTPHPLILQQTLTCHF, encoded by the coding sequence ATGCGCCACGGCCCGGTTCATACCGTTACCGTCGTTAGCCTCTCCATCCTGCTGGGCGGACAGAGCGCGCCCTTGCACGCCCAGGCGACCTTTAATATGGATCTGCTGGAAAAAAACGACCATTTGCCTGCCGTGGATCTGCAACGCTTCAATCAGCAAACGAGTCAGCCACCTGGCGACTATCCGGTGAACTGGCGGGTCAACGGCGTCACGCTGGACACCCGTAAGATCATCACATTTCGCCAGAACGATCGTGGGCAGTTGACGCCCTGCCTTAAGCCGGCAGATCTGGTGCAGGCGGGGGTGAATCCGGCCGTGCTGGCACAGGCGCCCGGCGCAACGCCCCGCTCATGCCTCGAACTCACCACGCTGCTGCCGGGCAGTACGGTTAATTTCGATTTTGCCCATCAACGGCTGTTAATGACCATTCCCCAGGCGCTGATGACGCACCAGGCGAGGGATAATGTTCCTTCTGCGCTGTGGGATGAAGGTATCAGCGCCTTTCAGAGCAATTACCGCTATTCAGGCGCCAGCCAGCGCACCCTCGAGGGCAACACCGAGCGCGATAACTATCTGATGTTGAAAAGTGGCGTGAACGCCGGCGCCTGGCGCCTGCGCGCCAGCAACAGCCTGACCGCCAACAGCGACGATAAGCCCCACTGGACCACCAGCGGCGCCTGGCTTGAGCGCGATCTGACGCGCTGGCGGAGTGAACTGACGCTCGGGGATACCTTCACGTCGGGCGATGTGTTCGACGCGGTCCAGTTTCAGGGAATTGCCCTCGCCTCCAGTGATGCGATGCTCCCGGACTCGCAGAAAGGTTTTGCCCCGACCATCCGCGGGATAGCCAGAACCAACGCCCAGGTCACGGTTCGGCAAAATGGCTACGTGCTGTATCAAACCTACGTCACCCCCGGGGCGTTCGTGATTGACGATCTTTATCCCACCGCCAGCAGCGGCAATCTTGAGGTTGCCGTCAAAGAGTCGGATGGCGAAATCCGCCGTTTCACCCAGCCGTATGCTTCGGTGACCAGCATGCAACGCGAAGGCAACCTGAAATACAACCTGGTCGCCGGGCGCTATCATAGCGACGATGCCAGCCAGCAGCCGTTGATGATGCAGCTGTCGCTGATGCGCGGGTTCGCCCACAACCTGACGCTGTTTGGCGGACTGCAGAGCGCGGCGCAATACCATAACCTCTCGCTCGGCGCGGGACAGGGGCTGGGAGAAGCCGGGGCGCTCTCGCTGCAGCTGTTAAACGCCCGCGACCGGCACCTGCAAGATCGGATCGATGGCCGGGCCTGGCAGCTCCAGTACAGCAAAGGTTTTGACCGTCTTGGCACACAGTTCACCTTCACCGGCTGGCGTTATTCGCATCAGCGCTATGCCACGCTGAGCGAGGCGTATTCCAGCCCGGATCCCGACGCCGACTCGCAGGATAACGACAACAAAAAAGCAACCCTGCAAATCACCGCCAGCCAGAGCTTGCCGTACGATATCACCCTCTATCTGAGCCTCGACCAGGACAGCTACTGGTCAGGGGGCGCCACACAGCGTACCGCCAATATGGGGATCAGCAGCCAGTTTCACGGTATCGCGTGGTCGCTCAGCTACAGCGATTCTCACAGTAGCGACAGTAACGAGGATGACGACGAGCCACAGTCCGATAAAATAGTGACATTGTCACTTTCTGTGCCGTTGAGCCATCTGCTGCCAGGCAGCTATGCCGGCTATACCCTAACCTCCTCCCGCCACAGTGCCGACAGTCAGATGGTCAGTCTCAACGGCACCGTGCTGGATAATCATGCGCTTAGCTACGCCGTCAGCCAAACGCTTGACCAGCAAAACGGACACAGCGGCAGCCTGACGGCCGGCTACAGCAGTGGAATGGGCGACCTGAATATCGGCTACAGCCGCGACTCGCAGGCCACTCGCCTGAACTACGGCGCCAGCGGGGGTATCCTGATTCACCGCCACGGGGTGGTCTTTACGCCGGAAATGAATGGTTCGGTTGTACTGATTGACGCCGGTGGTGCCAGCGGTGTGACCCTCGCCAACCAGAAAACCATCACCACCAATGGAGACGGGTACGCCGTGTTGCCCTTCGCCACCGCCTATCACCGCAACGACGTCTCCCTCGACAGCCACTCGCTGCCGGAGAATGTGGATCTGGCCAACAGCACCGTGACGCTGGTGCCTACCAAAGACGCGGTGGTGCTGGCACGCTTTCACACCCACGTTGGTTATAAAGCGCTGTTTACACTGCAGTCGCAGGGACAACCGCTGCCCTTTGGCAGCGAAGTGCGCGCCAAAGACACCAGCAGCATCGTTGCCAGCGAGGGTCAGGTGTACCTCGCCGGCCTGGCGCCGAAAGGCACCCTGTATGCGCAATGGGGGCCAGGCCCTCAGCAGCACTGTACTGCCCGCTACGATCTCACCCCGACGCTGGCGCAGACACCCCATCCACTCATTTTACAGCAGACGTTAACATGTCATTTTTAA
- a CDS encoding fimbrial protein, whose amino-acid sequence MKEKGTLLVVGSLLALSLATVTTARAAGTLNFTGKIINESCQIANNGGDVNVDFGNVDMSALKSHEAKTAETPFTINLTGCPLAQNISISLEGTPDTNANGTSAAVLALSDAADTAKGVGIEVFSSPDGSTEGTQLTFDKQRKTAVSQADENGDIAFNFIADLKSDSSQDVTAGNINATANIDIVYE is encoded by the coding sequence ATGAAAGAAAAAGGCACCCTGCTGGTTGTTGGTTCACTGCTGGCCTTAAGTCTGGCTACTGTGACCACCGCCCGCGCAGCGGGAACACTGAATTTCACCGGTAAAATTATTAACGAGTCCTGCCAGATCGCTAACAATGGTGGCGATGTGAATGTCGATTTTGGCAACGTCGATATGTCGGCGCTGAAATCACATGAAGCGAAAACCGCAGAAACACCGTTTACCATTAACCTGACCGGCTGTCCGCTGGCACAGAACATCAGTATCAGCCTGGAAGGTACCCCGGACACCAACGCTAACGGTACCAGCGCCGCCGTGCTGGCGCTCTCCGATGCCGCGGATACCGCCAAAGGCGTGGGCATTGAAGTCTTCTCTTCCCCTGACGGCTCAACGGAAGGCACTCAGTTAACCTTTGACAAGCAGCGCAAAACGGCGGTTTCGCAAGCCGACGAAAACGGTGATATTGCATTTAACTTTATTGCCGATCTGAAAAGCGATTCCTCACAGGATGTGACTGCCGGCAATATTAATGCCACAGCCAATATTGATATTGTTTATGAATAG
- a CDS encoding fimbrial protein, with the protein MSFLTLLRRAALTLLLALLPAVSGWACTPVFVRGQASTLRLNVGQLTVPADARPGTPLYHKSFAWNRLSDGGEQWIRCADDPHGLSPLLLDSLLSGGATRPTVYQTNLAGIGVRVSLRAIGGYGGFPDRPTPSPFSQRVNNPATLPDAVWKLGYFRLTIELIKTGPAATPGELEYHSERFLMADHTSLAALDLTGRVNTAGCSVNDATPALIKLPAAMLDHFGGVGKTTGDTPFALQLDCNSAVTVSLRVDGAEPLTTRGHGVLRNDATDDRAQGIGVQLLYHRQPVALNHEMTLGSASAGRFTLPLTARYYQTRSRITAGQVSAVATYTLHYD; encoded by the coding sequence ATGTCATTTTTAACTCTCCTGCGTCGGGCCGCTCTGACGCTGTTACTCGCCCTGTTACCGGCCGTCAGCGGATGGGCCTGCACGCCAGTGTTTGTCCGCGGCCAGGCCTCCACCCTTCGGCTGAACGTGGGGCAGCTCACGGTTCCGGCTGATGCCAGACCGGGCACCCCGCTGTATCACAAAAGTTTCGCCTGGAACCGCCTTAGCGACGGCGGCGAACAGTGGATCCGCTGCGCGGACGACCCGCATGGGCTGTCGCCGCTGCTGCTGGATAGTCTGCTGTCCGGCGGGGCGACGCGACCGACGGTTTATCAAACCAACCTCGCCGGCATTGGCGTTCGCGTATCGCTGCGCGCTATCGGCGGCTATGGCGGCTTTCCTGACCGGCCGACGCCCTCGCCGTTTAGCCAACGGGTGAACAATCCCGCTACCTTGCCTGATGCAGTGTGGAAACTGGGCTATTTCCGCTTGACGATTGAGCTCATTAAAACCGGCCCCGCGGCGACACCGGGCGAGCTTGAGTATCACAGCGAGCGCTTTTTAATGGCGGATCATACCTCGCTGGCCGCGTTAGACTTAACCGGCAGGGTCAACACCGCAGGGTGTTCAGTGAATGACGCCACGCCCGCGCTGATTAAGCTCCCTGCGGCGATGCTTGACCACTTCGGCGGCGTCGGCAAAACCACCGGCGACACGCCTTTCGCGCTGCAACTGGATTGCAACAGCGCGGTCACGGTTTCTCTGCGTGTTGACGGCGCGGAGCCCCTTACCACCCGGGGGCATGGCGTTCTGCGCAATGACGCCACCGACGATCGGGCGCAGGGTATTGGCGTGCAGTTGCTTTACCATCGTCAGCCGGTCGCACTAAATCATGAGATGACGCTGGGCAGCGCGAGCGCGGGCCGGTTTACCCTGCCGCTCACTGCCCGCTACTACCAGACTCGTTCCCGGATCACCGCCGGCCAGGTGTCGGCCGTCGCGACCTATACCTTGCATTATGACTAG
- a CDS encoding ParD-like family protein: protein MGIVKISDLLHDDIRDASKAMSRSVNAQAEYWIRLGMMSELYPELNHQQIKLLMLKSGSDRLLEVINAINNH from the coding sequence ATGGGAATCGTTAAAATCTCCGATCTGCTGCACGATGATATTCGTGATGCCAGCAAAGCCATGTCCCGCTCCGTCAATGCGCAGGCGGAATACTGGATCCGTCTGGGCATGATGAGCGAACTCTACCCCGAGCTTAACCACCAGCAGATTAAACTGCTGATGCTGAAATCCGGCTCTGACCGTCTGCTGGAGGTGATCAATGCCATCAATAATCATTAA
- the uraD gene encoding 2-oxo-4-hydroxy-4-carboxy-5-ureidoimidazoline decarboxylase has product MIALSQFNSLSKNEAVGLLAPCVAIPAWGETLVSLRPFASRHSLLQAAREAMDNWREDELNAALSAHPRIGEKPTGDQAHAALSRQEQSAVDSENERLAQALREGNARYEARFGRVFLIRAKGRSGEAILQALTRRLQHTADEEVAETLVQLREITMLRLEGVIGE; this is encoded by the coding sequence ATGATCGCGCTGAGTCAGTTTAACAGCCTGAGTAAAAATGAGGCAGTGGGGCTGCTGGCCCCCTGCGTGGCGATCCCGGCCTGGGGCGAGACGCTGGTGAGCTTGCGACCTTTCGCCAGCCGTCACTCGCTGCTGCAGGCCGCCCGTGAGGCGATGGATAACTGGAGAGAGGATGAGCTGAACGCAGCGCTCAGCGCCCATCCGCGGATCGGTGAAAAGCCGACCGGCGACCAGGCGCATGCGGCGCTGTCGCGCCAGGAACAGTCGGCGGTGGACAGCGAGAATGAGCGGCTCGCGCAGGCCCTGCGGGAGGGCAATGCCCGCTACGAGGCCCGTTTTGGCCGGGTGTTTTTAATCCGTGCCAAAGGGCGCAGCGGCGAAGCGATTTTGCAGGCGCTGACGCGTCGGCTGCAGCATACCGCCGATGAAGAAGTGGCTGAGACGCTTGTTCAGCTGCGGGAAATTACGATGTTAAGACTGGAAGGAGTGATTGGCGAATGA
- a CDS encoding glycoside hydrolase family 10 protein codes for MALAGAALIAAGMLFSCTSKAPKSLVTPPNTAAVKAGQTHREPVRGVWLTTVSRLDWPPVGSIIASTPESRITQQKLALIAKLDNLQRLGINTVFFQVKPDGTALWRSDILPWSDMLTGKIGEYPGYDPLQFMLDEAHKRGMKVHAWFNPYRVSVNTKPSTVAELNNTLTQVPASVFVLHRNWIRTASDRFVLDPGIPEVRDWITSIVAEVVQNYPIDGVQFDDYFYTETAASPLNDNETFRRYGQGYASKGDWRRHNTQQLIAQVSTTIKKLNPNVEFGVSPAGVWRNRSHDPAGSDTRGAAAYDESYADTRSWVQQGLLDYIAPQIYWPFARDAARYDVLANWWAEVVKPTHTRLYIGVALYKVGEPSKNEPDWTVDGGVPELKKQLDLNETLPQIHGTILFRENNLNQPQTRQAVNYLRSRWGQPQS; via the coding sequence GTGGCGCTGGCCGGTGCGGCGCTCATCGCCGCTGGCATGCTGTTTAGCTGCACCAGTAAAGCCCCTAAATCCCTTGTCACGCCGCCGAACACTGCTGCCGTCAAAGCCGGTCAGACGCACCGGGAGCCTGTGCGCGGCGTGTGGCTCACCACCGTTTCGCGCCTTGACTGGCCGCCGGTCGGGTCGATTATCGCCAGTACGCCGGAAAGCCGCATCACCCAGCAAAAGCTGGCGCTGATCGCCAAACTCGATAACCTGCAGCGTCTGGGGATCAACACCGTCTTTTTCCAGGTGAAACCGGACGGTACCGCGCTCTGGCGGTCGGACATCCTGCCGTGGTCAGATATGCTGACCGGCAAAATCGGCGAATACCCCGGCTACGATCCGCTGCAGTTTATGCTGGATGAAGCGCACAAACGCGGTATGAAGGTTCACGCATGGTTTAACCCCTATCGTGTCTCGGTCAACACCAAACCGTCGACCGTTGCCGAGCTGAATAACACCCTCACGCAGGTGCCGGCCAGCGTGTTCGTCCTGCACCGTAACTGGATCCGCACCGCCAGCGATCGCTTTGTTCTCGACCCGGGCATTCCCGAAGTGCGTGACTGGATCACCAGCATCGTCGCTGAAGTGGTGCAGAACTACCCGATTGACGGCGTGCAGTTCGATGACTATTTCTACACCGAAACCGCCGCTTCCCCGCTTAACGACAATGAAACCTTCCGCCGTTACGGGCAGGGTTACGCTTCGAAGGGCGACTGGCGCCGGCATAACACCCAGCAGCTCATAGCCCAGGTCTCCACCACCATCAAAAAGCTCAATCCGAACGTCGAGTTTGGCGTGAGCCCGGCTGGGGTGTGGCGCAACCGCTCGCACGATCCGGCGGGGTCCGATACCCGGGGCGCCGCCGCCTATGATGAGTCCTATGCCGATACCCGCAGCTGGGTGCAGCAGGGACTGCTCGACTACATCGCCCCGCAGATCTACTGGCCGTTTGCCCGCGATGCCGCGCGCTACGATGTGCTGGCCAACTGGTGGGCCGAGGTGGTTAAGCCGACGCATACCCGGCTGTATATCGGCGTGGCGCTGTACAAAGTGGGTGAGCCGTCCAAAAATGAGCCTGACTGGACGGTGGATGGCGGCGTGCCGGAGCTGAAAAAGCAGCTCGACCTTAATGAAACCCTGCCGCAGATCCATGGCACGATCCTGTTCCGCGAAAATAACCTCAATCAGCCGCAAACCCGACAGGCGGTCAACTATCTGCGCAGCCGCTGGGGGCAACCGCAGAGCTAA
- the uraH gene encoding hydroxyisourate hydrolase codes for MSTLSTHILDISTGTPAEGVTVSLSREGETLVTLVTNAQGRIATFSAAPLPAGRYCLTAETGAWFAHAGRESVFTRAQIDFVIGEAADDHFHLPFLIAPGGWSTYRGS; via the coding sequence ATGAGTACCCTGAGCACCCATATTCTGGATATTTCCACCGGCACGCCGGCGGAAGGCGTGACGGTCAGCCTGAGTCGAGAGGGCGAGACGCTGGTGACCCTGGTGACCAACGCCCAGGGGCGTATCGCCACCTTTAGCGCCGCGCCGCTGCCGGCGGGGCGCTATTGCTTAACGGCGGAAACCGGGGCGTGGTTTGCCCACGCCGGGCGCGAGAGCGTCTTTACCCGGGCGCAGATTGATTTTGTTATCGGCGAGGCGGCAGATGACCATTTCCATCTGCCGTTTCTCATCGCCCCGGGCGGGTGGTCGACCTACCGCGGCAGCTAA
- the map gene encoding type I methionyl aminopeptidase: protein MPSIIIKTADELARQRHAGQLLASVFTMLDTFIAPGVTTMAINDRVEDFIVNQLHARPASKGQYDFPYVLNTSINDVVCHGIPKATEHLRSGMIVNVDITLEKAGMIADSSKMYLIGDVSPLARRLVKTTYEAMWKGIEVVKPGATLGDIGHAIQRWVEDHGYSVVREYCGHGVGQEMHEEPQVLHYGRPGEGAVLREGMVFTIEPMVNQGDSRIKTKKDGWTVVTRDKKLSAQWEHTVAVTANGFEVLTLRDDEQSRIR, encoded by the coding sequence ATGCCATCAATAATCATTAAAACCGCCGATGAACTCGCGCGGCAACGCCATGCCGGCCAGCTGCTGGCGTCGGTGTTTACTATGCTGGATACTTTTATTGCTCCCGGCGTAACGACGATGGCGATTAACGATCGAGTGGAAGATTTTATCGTCAACCAGCTGCACGCCCGCCCGGCCAGCAAGGGACAATATGATTTTCCCTATGTGTTGAACACCTCCATTAACGATGTGGTGTGCCACGGGATCCCCAAAGCGACCGAACATCTGCGGTCCGGGATGATTGTTAACGTCGATATCACCCTCGAGAAAGCGGGCATGATCGCTGACTCCAGTAAGATGTACCTGATAGGCGATGTCTCCCCGCTGGCCCGCCGGCTGGTCAAGACTACCTACGAAGCGATGTGGAAAGGCATTGAGGTAGTGAAACCTGGCGCAACGCTGGGCGACATTGGCCACGCTATTCAGCGCTGGGTCGAGGACCATGGTTACAGCGTGGTCAGAGAATATTGCGGTCATGGCGTCGGTCAGGAAATGCATGAGGAGCCGCAGGTGCTGCATTACGGCAGGCCCGGGGAAGGCGCCGTGCTGCGGGAAGGCATGGTGTTCACCATTGAGCCGATGGTCAACCAGGGCGACAGCCGCATTAAGACCAAAAAAGATGGCTGGACGGTGGTTACCCGCGATAAAAAACTCTCCGCGCAATGGGAGCACACCGTGGCCGTCACTGCCAACGGCTTTGAGGTGCTGACATTACGCGACGATGAGCAATCGCGGATCCGCTGA
- the hipB gene encoding type II toxin-antitoxin system antitoxin HipB — protein MNSPQIYSPVQLASYLKLLRQQNHWTQDALARRIGIKQATLSNFENHPDKTTLTTLFKILQSLGVVMTLNAKATETAPAPDNNTDLDW, from the coding sequence ATGAATTCCCCGCAGATATACAGTCCCGTGCAGCTGGCCAGCTACCTGAAGCTGCTGCGCCAGCAGAATCACTGGACCCAGGATGCGCTGGCCAGGCGGATCGGCATTAAGCAGGCCACGCTGTCCAATTTTGAAAATCACCCCGACAAAACCACCTTAACCACGCTGTTTAAGATCCTCCAGTCGCTGGGGGTGGTGATGACGCTGAACGCCAAAGCCACAGAGACGGCCCCGGCTCCTGATAACAACACGGACCTTGACTGGTAA
- a CDS encoding type II toxin-antitoxin system HipA family toxin produces MATLTTWMNNVRVGTLTRQANGAHSFRYDEEWLRSPRARPLSLSLPLQYGNITADAVYHYFDNLLPDSPQVRDRIVRRYQARSKQPFDLLAEVGRDSVGAVTLLPPGEEAHLEALRWQTLDEAQLTSLLTAYQSDIPLGMITGQDDFRISVAGAQEKTALLRMGDHWCIPQGTTPTTHIIKLPIGEIKQPNATLDLRESVDNEYLCLTLARELGLAVPEAEIITTPRIRALAVTRFDRRWAQEGRVLLRLPQEDLCQAFGLPSAMKYESDGGPGIAAMMSFLLGSSEALKDRNDFMKFMVFQWLTGATDGHAKNFSIYLLPGGSYRLTPFYDIISAFPVLGGTGLHLRDLKLSMGLNATKGRKTEINAIYPRHFMATAKAVNFPREQMLAILQEFAERVPQTIESARRTLPADFSTHVWQAITENVLKLHARLQQGLQAL; encoded by the coding sequence ATGGCGACGCTTACCACCTGGATGAACAATGTGCGCGTGGGAACCTTAACCCGCCAGGCTAACGGGGCGCACAGTTTTCGCTATGACGAAGAGTGGCTGCGCAGCCCGCGCGCCAGACCGCTCTCGCTCTCGCTGCCGCTGCAGTATGGCAATATCACTGCCGATGCGGTGTATCACTATTTTGATAACCTGCTGCCCGACAGCCCGCAGGTCCGCGACCGGATCGTCAGGCGCTATCAGGCGCGCTCAAAGCAGCCGTTCGATCTACTGGCCGAAGTTGGGCGCGATAGCGTAGGGGCGGTAACCCTCCTGCCGCCGGGGGAAGAGGCGCATCTGGAGGCGTTGCGCTGGCAGACGCTGGACGAGGCGCAGCTCACCTCTCTGCTGACCGCCTACCAGTCGGATATTCCCCTCGGGATGATTACCGGCCAGGATGATTTCCGTATCTCGGTGGCTGGCGCCCAGGAGAAAACGGCGCTGCTGCGAATGGGCGATCACTGGTGTATTCCGCAGGGCACCACGCCGACCACGCATATCATTAAGCTGCCGATCGGCGAGATAAAGCAGCCGAATGCGACGCTGGATCTGCGTGAAAGCGTGGATAACGAGTATCTGTGCCTGACGCTGGCCAGAGAACTTGGCCTGGCGGTGCCGGAGGCGGAGATCATCACCACCCCGCGGATCCGCGCGCTGGCGGTGACCCGCTTCGACCGGCGCTGGGCGCAGGAGGGGCGGGTGCTGCTGCGTCTGCCGCAGGAGGATCTGTGTCAGGCCTTTGGTCTTCCTTCAGCGATGAAATATGAATCTGACGGCGGGCCGGGGATCGCCGCGATGATGTCTTTTCTGCTGGGCTCCAGTGAAGCCCTGAAAGACCGCAATGACTTTATGAAGTTCATGGTCTTCCAGTGGCTGACGGGGGCGACGGACGGTCACGCAAAAAACTTCTCAATTTACCTGTTGCCCGGCGGCAGCTACCGCTTAACACCGTTCTACGACATTATTTCGGCGTTTCCGGTGCTGGGCGGCACGGGACTGCATCTGCGCGATCTGAAGCTGTCGATGGGGCTCAATGCCACAAAAGGGCGGAAAACAGAGATTAACGCCATCTATCCGCGTCATTTTATGGCGACCGCCAAAGCGGTGAATTTTCCTCGGGAGCAGATGCTGGCCATCCTCCAGGAGTTTGCTGAGCGCGTGCCGCAGACTATTGAAAGCGCTCGCCGGACGCTGCCGGCGGACTTTTCCACCCACGTCTGGCAGGCCATTACAGAGAATGTGCTGAAGCTGCACGCCCGCCTGCAGCAAGGGCTGCAGGCGTTATAG